From one Anabas testudineus chromosome 18, fAnaTes1.2, whole genome shotgun sequence genomic stretch:
- the LOC113168667 gene encoding myelin-oligodendrocyte glycoprotein-like, translating into MKMLVVFVILVHVFQHGLGVEVYEGAASVLLPCHISSVPLRPTVLWSRNTLSPSTIHQRDSDGDDLKDQNLCYKGRTSMRTDALTAGDLSLTLRKPSVSDSGNYTCTITAFGNERRLADVELQVKEPNTLPADVSVLLSVLLIALVVIVVLGVYLWRSKVHLRRSETKGMLLFCVLSPPL; encoded by the exons atgaagatgttggtggTGTTTGTGATCCTCGTGCACG TTTTCCAGCATGGTTTGGGTGTGGAGGTGTATGAGGGGGCAGCTTCAGTCCTGTTGCCCTGCCACATCTCTTCTGTTCCTCTGAGGCCAACGGTGCTGTGGAGCCGCAACACACTCAGTCCATCCACTATCCACCAGCGTGACTCAGATGGTGATGACCTTAAAGATCAAAACCTGTGTTACAAAGGACGAACATCGATGAGGACTGATGCTCTGACAgctggagacctcagtctgactctGAGAAAACCAAGTGTCTCTGACAGCGGAAACTACACCTGCACCATCACAGCGTTTGGAAATGAACGGAGACTGGCAGACGTAGagctgcaggtcaaag AACCCAACACTTTACCAGCTGATGTCTCGGTTCTCCTGAGTGTCCTGCTCATTGCTCTGGTTGTTATTGTGGTTCTTGGAGTTTATCTGTGGAGAAGTAAAGTTCATCTGAGGAGATCAGAAACCAAAggtatgttgttgttttgtgtgttgtcaCCTCCTCTGTGA
- the LOC113166671 gene encoding uncharacterized protein LOC113166671 yields MFVVTLTLLYVLQHVLGVDVYEGAASVLLPCYISSVPLDPTVLWSRNTLSPSTIHQRDSDGDDLKDQNLCYKGRTSMRTDALTAGDLSLTLRKPSVSDSGNYTCTITAFGNERRLADVELQVKEPNTLPTDVLVLLSVLLIALVVIVVLGLYLWRSKVHLRRLETKVQQVEVDSEVESVQLPCETTVQLPEDVRVKWTNSKNWKVHVYQNGFNLPEEQHQFYRGRTEMKRNLLKPGDLSLTLKHPTDEDRGTFTCTVYNREGNILMKKQVELKVRVCQVEVEEGVESVQLPFRTTGDLPEDAEVWWTREEPKPQKTAHMYQDGSDQPEEQNQFYRDRTEMKRNLLKTGDFSLILKNPKVRDTGKYVCEVKNSNIMRRKTVLLQVKDRIQDTDQTVDIRNRSSSTDPTPLIDADQSV; encoded by the exons ATGTTTGTGGTGACGCTGACTCTCCTGTACG TTTTACAGCATGTTTTGGGTGTGGATGTGTATGAGGGTGCAGCTTCAGTCCTGTTGCCCTGCTACATCTCTTCTGTTCCTCTGGACCCCACGGTGCTGTGGAGCCGCAACACACTCAGTCCATCCACTATCCACCAGCGTGACTCAGATGGTGATGACCTTAAAGATCAAAACCTGTGTTACAAAGGACGAACATCGATGAGGACTGATGCTCTGACAgctggagacctcagtctgactctGAGAAAACCAAGTGTCTCTGACAGCGGAAACTACACCTGCACCATCACAGCGTTTGGAAATGAACGGAGACTGGCAGACGTAGagctgcaggtcaaag AACCCAACACTTTACCAACTGATGTCTTGGTTCTCCTGAGTGTCCTGCTCATTGCTCTGGTTGTTATTGTGGTTCTTGGACTTTATCTGTGGAGAAGTAAAGTTCATCTGAGGAGATTAGAAACCAAAG tccaacaggtggaggtggattcagAGGTGGAGTCTGTCCAGCTGCCCTGTGAAACCACAGTTCAGCTGCCTGAAGACGTCAGAGTGAAGTGGACGAACAGTAAAAACTGGAAGGTCCATGTGTATCAGAACGGTTTTAACCTGCCTGAAGAACAGCATCAGTTTTACAGAGgtcgaacagagatgaagagaaacctgctgaaacctggagacctcagtctgaccctgaaacACCCCACAGATGAAGACAGAGGAACCTTCACCTGCACCGTCTACAACAGGGAGGGAAACATCCTGATgaagaaacaagtggagctgaaggtcagag tctgtcaggtggaggtggaggagggagtggagtcAGTCCAGCTGCCCTTCAGGACCACAGGGGACTTGCCTGAGGACGCTGAAGTATGGTGGACTCGTGAGGAACCTAAACCACAGAAGACAGCCCACATGTATCAGGACGGTTCTGATCAGCCTGAAGAACAGAACCagttttacagagacagaacagagatgaagagaaacctgctgaaaactgGAGACTTCAGTCTGATCCTGAAGAACCCAAAagtcagagacacaggaaaataCGTCTGTGAAGTGAAGAACAGTAACATAATGAGAAGGAAAACTGTGCTgcttcaggtcaaag ACAGAATTCAGGACACAGATCAAACAGTGGACATCAGGAACAGAAGCAGCTCCACTGATCCAACTCCTCTGATTGATGCTGATCAATCAGTTTGA